From a region of the Butyrivibrio sp. AE3004 genome:
- a CDS encoding GIY-YIG nuclease family protein, whose protein sequence is MVNADTTKENLYVITNHRFPSDNYGNDDYLGNWPMLYILENGNKVYIGESTNVAERMKQHYTNHEKREFNQVHFIYSDRFNQSVTFDYESKLIQFVSADGKFIITNKNDGIANKNYFKKPDYDDTFEDLWNKLISYNLAEHTLEYIKNSEFYKYSPFKELNKL, encoded by the coding sequence ATGGTTAACGCGGATACAACTAAAGAAAATCTTTATGTCATAACTAATCACAGATTTCCAAGCGACAACTATGGGAATGATGATTATCTCGGGAACTGGCCGATGCTTTATATCCTGGAAAATGGAAATAAGGTTTATATTGGCGAGTCTACAAATGTTGCTGAGAGAATGAAGCAGCATTACACCAATCATGAGAAGAGAGAATTCAATCAAGTCCATTTTATATATTCTGACAGATTCAATCAGTCTGTTACGTTTGATTATGAGTCTAAACTTATCCAGTTTGTTTCTGCTGATGGAAAATTCATAATAACTAACAAGAATGATGGCATTGCGAATAAGAACTATTTTAAAAAGCCGGATTATGATGATACCTTTGAAGATTTATGGAATAAACTGATTTCGTATAATCTTGCCGAGCATACTCTTGAATATATCAAGAACAGTGAATTCTATAAATATTCTCCATTTAAAGAATTAAATAAGCTGTAA
- a CDS encoding acetolactate decarboxylase encodes MNQVSLLQGLTFGDYNGSLSAKEVKALGDTGIGTFDGLNGELVMLDGVIYRAAGDGSVEAVPDTETIPFCDVTFFDNDKSQTLTDVQDIDALKGALDQKVNEFGSNRFYMVRIDGTFKEMNVRSELAQTKPYEPLAKVLETDQTFFDYTDIKGTVVGLYCPAYMDRLNAVGWHFHFVSDAGYCTYS; translated from the coding sequence ATAAATCAGGTATCTCTTTTACAGGGGCTGACATTTGGTGATTACAATGGAAGTCTGTCAGCAAAAGAAGTGAAAGCTCTGGGTGATACTGGAATAGGCACCTTTGATGGCCTTAATGGTGAGCTTGTAATGTTAGACGGTGTGATATACAGAGCAGCCGGAGATGGAAGCGTTGAAGCAGTACCGGATACGGAGACCATTCCCTTTTGTGATGTGACTTTTTTTGATAATGATAAAAGTCAAACACTTACAGATGTTCAGGACATTGATGCTCTGAAAGGAGCTCTTGATCAGAAGGTAAATGAATTTGGCAGCAACCGCTTCTACATGGTCAGAATAGACGGCACATTTAAAGAAATGAATGTTCGCAGTGAACTTGCTCAGACAAAACCTTATGAGCCTCTTGCAAAGGTGCTTGAAACAGATCAGACCTTCTTTGATTACACTGATATAAAAGGGACAGTTGTTGGATTATATTGCCCGGCATATATGGACAGGCTCAATGCTGTTGGATGGCATTTCCATTTTGTTTCGGATGCCGGATATTGTACCTATAGCTGA
- the tnpB gene encoding IS66 family insertion sequence element accessory protein TnpB (TnpB, as the term is used for proteins encoded by IS66 family insertion elements, is considered an accessory protein, since TnpC, encoded by a neighboring gene, is a DDE family transposase.) → MLKDADFNYFPAVYVVCGRTDMRYGVDSLAAIIERKYKVDLFVPNTLFLFCGRSSSKIKGLLWEGDGFLLLYKRVEQGHFAWPRSSDELRQLRPEQFKCGRGCT, encoded by the coding sequence ATGCTTAAAGATGCTGATTTCAATTACTTCCCTGCTGTATACGTTGTATGCGGACGTACAGATATGCGTTACGGCGTGGATTCACTTGCTGCCATAATCGAAAGAAAGTACAAGGTTGATTTATTCGTCCCAAACACACTCTTCCTTTTCTGTGGCAGATCCTCAAGTAAAATCAAGGGCTTACTTTGGGAAGGTGATGGTTTTCTTCTCTTATACAAGCGTGTTGAACAGGGTCATTTTGCCTGGCCGCGTTCCAGTGATGAACTCCGCCAGTTACGGCCGGAACAGTTCAAATGCGGAAGAGGTTGCACGTAG
- a CDS encoding DUF4368 domain-containing protein: protein MNSASYGRNSSNAEEVARSLADAYEQERENQKELLERNIAKAKSRIETLDRMTSKLYEDLLSGRISENIFESMIEKTKTEAEDLEKQIAEDEKRLSKNDSESGNARKWIDLIKDYADITELDADTLNRLINKIIVHEEITEDGDRNISMEIHYNFRPTDESKTYNLSDMAAANSVAKAM from the coding sequence ATGAACTCCGCCAGTTACGGCCGGAACAGTTCAAATGCGGAAGAGGTTGCACGTAGCCTTGCAGATGCCTATGAGCAGGAGCGGGAGAACCAGAAAGAGCTTCTGGAGCGGAACATAGCGAAGGCAAAGAGCCGTATTGAAACTCTTGACCGCATGACATCCAAGCTCTATGAGGATCTTCTTTCAGGGAGAATCTCAGAGAATATCTTTGAATCAATGATCGAGAAAACCAAGACAGAAGCTGAAGATCTCGAAAAGCAGATTGCAGAAGATGAAAAGCGTCTCTCAAAAAATGACAGCGAAAGCGGTAATGCCAGAAAGTGGATAGACCTTATCAAGGACTATGCAGATATTACAGAGCTTGATGCTGATACTCTCAATCGTCTTATCAACAAAATCATTGTTCACGAGGAAATAACAGAGGACGGAGATAGGAACATCTCAATGGAGATCCACTATAATTTTCGTCCAACAGATGAATCTAAGACTTACAATCTATCAGACATGGCTGCAGCCAATTCTGTGGCAAAGGCTATGTGA
- a CDS encoding BlaI/MecI/CopY family transcriptional regulator: MAVELGEVQMQFARLIWEKEPVGSGELVKLCTDEFGWKKSTTYTVLKKLCEKGLFQNEDGVVSSKISQEEFYTRKSEEFVEETFGGSLPAFLAAFTSRQKLSKKELDEIREIIDKAKD, translated from the coding sequence ATGGCAGTTGAATTAGGGGAAGTTCAGATGCAGTTTGCCAGGCTTATATGGGAGAAGGAGCCTGTTGGTTCGGGAGAGCTTGTAAAGCTTTGCACCGATGAATTCGGGTGGAAGAAATCTACCACCTACACAGTTCTTAAGAAACTCTGCGAGAAGGGTTTATTTCAAAATGAGGATGGAGTTGTCTCATCCAAAATCTCACAGGAAGAATTTTATACGAGAAAGAGCGAGGAGTTTGTAGAGGAAACATTTGGGGGATCCTTACCTGCTTTTCTTGCAGCTTTCACTTCTCGTCAGAAGCTCTCAAAAAAGGAGCTTGATGAGATTAGGGAAATCATTGATAAGGCGAAGGATTAA
- a CDS encoding M56 family metallopeptidase yields MGTVFIKILEMSITASFLMIAVILLRFPLKKAPKWFMGVLWAIVALKLIMPFQVESQFGIFPDVNGAVESLLLGNNKDEEVPEVTYHDYTPASEVGAASIGGDNMIVPSDAEYDYLPNEQIIATSANSGALEVLSVRSEILAWLWMVWIIGVFAVALYAVVSFISIKKDINVSIKLGKNNECGDGAKAAGKAHDDVFVCDAIDTPFILGFIKPAIYLPSGLDEETVGNVLLHERAHIARYDHIRKLIGFILLGIHWFNPLVWISFTLFCKDIELSCDERVIKNMSLEEKKSYATSLLNCSTHRRYALTYSLAFGEVGVKTRIKQIFNYRKPSFWLITMLIAVSVALYGCFFTSASGGNEKSDDYSERAAYDELLSNWINDFEDRNGDAIVSNSNEKAMQNLMDEELLFFDADGSISFGYSSPWPSMFGSEEIPNKTIIVTDDYNKAEVHYYAADSEPHVYVWQETLEFAKDREGVVMVDSEEMNFCENIESVKDFNKAYCEHPEDFNAVNYTKNGLGEILNGIAKQDTNGYYSKLFDPSASARYLLNLSDDETKVKIEIQEETEQGVVINLLFPDGAFYESYVMVQPWGSDGIYVPVITGGYDLGEEDELENHPVEDDTDNNDVTEHIIELEEHDAMDP; encoded by the coding sequence ATGGGGACAGTTTTTATTAAAATTCTTGAGATGAGCATAACAGCCTCATTTCTCATGATAGCAGTTATTCTTTTGAGGTTTCCTTTAAAGAAGGCACCTAAGTGGTTTATGGGTGTGCTTTGGGCTATTGTAGCATTAAAGCTCATCATGCCTTTTCAGGTTGAATCACAGTTTGGGATTTTCCCGGATGTGAATGGGGCAGTAGAATCTCTTTTGCTTGGAAATAACAAAGATGAAGAAGTGCCTGAGGTTACTTATCATGACTACACTCCGGCTTCTGAAGTGGGAGCTGCGTCTATAGGTGGCGATAATATGATAGTGCCTTCTGATGCAGAGTATGACTATCTGCCAAATGAACAGATCATAGCCACCAGCGCAAATAGTGGAGCGCTGGAGGTTTTGTCTGTAAGAAGTGAAATTCTTGCATGGCTTTGGATGGTATGGATTATCGGCGTTTTTGCAGTGGCTTTATATGCAGTTGTGAGCTTTATTTCAATTAAAAAAGATATAAATGTTTCTATTAAACTTGGTAAGAACAATGAGTGTGGGGATGGTGCAAAAGCAGCAGGGAAAGCACATGATGATGTTTTCGTGTGTGATGCTATAGATACTCCCTTTATTCTTGGATTTATAAAGCCTGCAATTTATCTGCCTTCAGGTCTTGATGAGGAGACTGTCGGTAATGTGCTTTTACATGAGAGAGCGCATATTGCAAGGTATGACCACATTAGAAAGCTTATAGGCTTTATTCTTCTTGGAATTCACTGGTTTAATCCTCTTGTGTGGATTTCCTTTACACTGTTTTGTAAGGACATTGAACTTTCCTGCGACGAGCGCGTGATAAAGAATATGTCACTTGAAGAGAAGAAGTCCTATGCTACATCACTCTTAAATTGCAGTACACATAGAAGATATGCCCTCACATATTCACTTGCTTTTGGAGAGGTGGGAGTAAAAACAAGAATTAAACAGATATTCAATTATAGAAAGCCTTCCTTCTGGCTTATCACAATGTTGATCGCGGTAAGCGTTGCTCTCTATGGATGCTTCTTTACAAGTGCTTCTGGTGGAAATGAAAAGAGTGATGATTACTCTGAAAGAGCGGCGTATGATGAACTGCTTTCTAACTGGATTAATGACTTCGAAGACAGGAATGGGGATGCAATTGTTTCTAATTCAAATGAGAAGGCAATGCAGAATCTGATGGACGAGGAGCTTTTGTTTTTTGATGCGGATGGATCCATATCCTTTGGATATTCAAGCCCATGGCCCAGTATGTTTGGAAGTGAGGAAATTCCCAATAAAACAATAATCGTTACAGATGATTATAATAAGGCAGAGGTGCACTACTATGCTGCAGATTCAGAGCCTCACGTATATGTATGGCAGGAGACTTTGGAATTTGCCAAGGACAGAGAAGGTGTAGTAATGGTGGACTCCGAGGAGATGAACTTCTGCGAAAATATCGAATCAGTAAAGGATTTTAACAAAGCTTATTGCGAGCATCCTGAGGATTTCAATGCTGTTAATTACACTAAGAACGGCCTTGGTGAAATCCTTAACGGAATCGCAAAGCAGGATACAAACGGATACTACAGTAAGTTGTTTGATCCCAGTGCTTCTGCAAGATATCTTCTCAACCTTTCAGATGATGAAACAAAAGTTAAGATTGAGATTCAAGAGGAGACAGAACAAGGAGTTGTCATTAATCTGCTTTTCCCTGATGGTGCTTTCTATGAAAGCTACGTCATGGTTCAACCTTGGGGCAGTGATGGCATCTATGTTCCTGTAATTACCGGTGGTTATGATTTAGGAGAGGAAGATGAACTTGAAAACCACCCTGTAGAAGATGATACTGATAATAATGATGTAACAGAGCATATTATAGAACTTGAAGAACATGATGCTATGGATCCTTGA
- the gloA2 gene encoding SMU1112c/YaeR family gloxylase I-like metalloprotein produces MKLNRIHHIAVICSDKDTALNFYHNKLGFRILRENYRPERDDWKIDLKLDDSEIELFIMKDHPLRPSPEAYGLRHLAFRVDSVDETVAELESMGIPCEPIRRDAFTGEKMTFFRDPDGLPLEIHE; encoded by the coding sequence ATGAAATTAAATCGCATTCATCATATTGCGGTGATTTGTTCCGACAAAGACACTGCTCTGAACTTTTACCATAATAAGCTTGGCTTTCGAATTCTGCGAGAGAACTATAGACCGGAACGGGATGATTGGAAGATTGACCTTAAGCTCGATGACAGCGAAATTGAACTTTTTATTATGAAGGATCATCCACTCCGTCCTTCTCCCGAAGCTTACGGATTGCGTCATCTTGCTTTCCGTGTAGATAGTGTAGATGAGACCGTCGCAGAATTGGAGTCTATGGGTATCCCTTGTGAACCGATACGACGGGATGCTTTCACGGGTGAAAAAATGACGTTTTTCCGTGACCCGGACGGGCTTCCTTTGGAAATACATGAGTAA
- a CDS encoding DUF3795 domain-containing protein gives MNTQIAYCGVNCFACSDYINKICPSCKHTQWTEEDICMPVKCCKEKEIDFCAFCNNFPCDDMADFYEESKSHKEAYHRMVSMNADR, from the coding sequence ATGAATACCCAAATAGCCTACTGCGGAGTTAACTGCTTTGCATGTTCTGATTACATTAACAAAATCTGTCCTTCCTGCAAGCATACACAGTGGACGGAAGAAGATATATGTATGCCTGTTAAGTGTTGCAAAGAAAAAGAGATCGATTTCTGCGCATTTTGCAATAACTTTCCGTGTGATGATATGGCAGATTTTTATGAGGAGTCAAAAAGTCACAAAGAAGCATATCACAGAATGGTATCGATGAATGCGGACCGCTAA
- a CDS encoding DUF1349 domain-containing protein, whose product MKIDASSMEWIRKPKSCRVTKDKVEIMTEPHTDLWQRTYYHFRNDNAPVLQMKTIDQFFSFVVRTEFDSKVRYDQSGVIMYLDSDNWLKAAMEYENEKIQRLGSVVTNNGYSDWASTDVDAAIKSVWFRLSRREDDFCVENSFDGIDFKQMRICHMFNAPKEIRFGIYACSAEESSFLAAFTDMEITECAWKAHDGQQPD is encoded by the coding sequence ATGAAGATTGACGCAAGTTCAATGGAATGGATTAGAAAACCGAAATCATGTCGGGTCACAAAGGATAAGGTTGAAATCATGACCGAACCTCATACTGATCTATGGCAGAGGACCTATTATCACTTCAGAAATGACAATGCCCCTGTCTTGCAAATGAAAACAATAGACCAATTTTTCTCGTTTGTGGTACGGACAGAGTTTGATTCCAAGGTACGCTATGATCAGAGTGGGGTAATCATGTACTTGGATAGTGACAATTGGCTTAAGGCTGCTATGGAATATGAAAATGAAAAGATTCAGAGATTAGGAAGTGTTGTCACAAATAATGGCTATTCTGATTGGGCATCTACAGATGTTGACGCCGCAATAAAGTCTGTATGGTTTCGTCTAAGTCGCAGGGAAGATGATTTCTGTGTAGAAAATTCTTTTGATGGAATAGATTTTAAACAGATGAGGATATGTCATATGTTCAATGCTCCAAAGGAAATTCGTTTCGGCATCTATGCATGCAGCGCCGAGGAGTCATCTTTTTTGGCTGCTTTTACAGATATGGAAATCACTGAATGCGCATGGAAGGCGCATGATGGTCAGCAACCAGATTAG
- a CDS encoding helix-turn-helix domain-containing protein translates to MDLKKIGAFIAACRKRHKLTQLELAEELGVTDRSVSNWENGICLPDASLYRQLCDILQISINELFAGEYLCEENYKKAADDNLLCLLEHRLYEMSPTDINFDDFQNALRRISEATTLLKRFDDKQEAVSYLVNETGLSFDECDKAYDYYMEMFSF, encoded by the coding sequence ATGGATTTAAAGAAAATTGGTGCTTTTATAGCAGCATGTAGAAAGCGACATAAACTAACACAACTTGAACTAGCAGAAGAACTTGGTGTAACAGATCGTTCAGTTTCAAATTGGGAAAATGGAATATGCTTACCCGATGCTAGTTTGTATAGGCAGTTATGTGATATATTACAGATTTCAATCAACGAATTGTTCGCCGGTGAATACCTTTGCGAAGAAAACTATAAGAAAGCAGCTGATGACAACCTGCTGTGTTTATTAGAACATAGACTGTACGAAATGTCTCCTACAGATATAAATTTTGATGATTTTCAGAATGCATTAAGAAGAATATCTGAGGCTACCACGCTGCTGAAAAGATTCGATGATAAGCAAGAAGCTGTATCCTATTTAGTGAACGAGACAGGATTATCATTTGATGAATGTGACAAGGCTTATGATTATTACATGGAAATGTTTTCTTTTTAA
- a CDS encoding DUF4256 domain-containing protein → MLEILKARFQVNKNLHMELSWLDVEKRLLEHQGSMDVLRRMEESGGEPDTIGYDEKTGKLIFCDCAKESPSGRRNLCYDEKALQGRAKNPPSGSAEWKAKEIGVLIMKEELYRRLQSLGEFDLKTSSWITTPDDIRDKGGALFCERRYGRVFTFHNGADSYYSVRGFRGYTFI, encoded by the coding sequence ATGTTAGAAATATTAAAAGCGAGGTTTCAGGTTAATAAGAATCTTCATATGGAACTGAGTTGGCTTGACGTGGAGAAACGTTTGCTTGAGCATCAGGGCTCCATGGATGTTTTGAGAAGGATGGAGGAGAGCGGCGGAGAACCGGATACCATCGGCTATGACGAAAAGACGGGAAAGCTAATTTTCTGCGACTGCGCAAAGGAATCCCCTTCTGGGCGCAGAAACCTGTGCTATGACGAAAAGGCATTACAGGGGCGTGCTAAAAACCCGCCGTCAGGCAGCGCCGAATGGAAAGCAAAAGAAATCGGCGTTTTGATCATGAAGGAGGAACTCTATCGCCGACTGCAAAGTCTCGGGGAATTTGATTTGAAAACGTCAAGTTGGATCACTACGCCGGATGATATTCGCGACAAGGGCGGTGCATTGTTCTGCGAACGACGTTACGGAAGGGTTTTCACATTCCATAACGGGGCGGATTCGTACTATTCCGTGCGCGGGTTCAGAGGTTATACGTTTATATAA
- a CDS encoding iron chaperone produces the protein MAWKCPKCGREFSRQNQDHYCVKPQNIDEYIAAQDEKYKPRLMEIREILRDALPDAEERISWSMPTYWKGRNIIHFAASKKHLGIYPGDEATAVFTEELSDYDVSKGTIRIPYDQPLPEALIIRIAKWCFENYSK, from the coding sequence ATGGCATGGAAATGTCCGAAATGCGGCAGAGAGTTCAGCAGACAAAACCAGGACCATTACTGTGTGAAACCGCAGAATATTGATGAATACATTGCTGCCCAGGATGAGAAATATAAGCCCAGATTAATGGAGATCCGGGAGATCCTTCGTGATGCACTGCCGGACGCGGAGGAACGGATTTCCTGGTCGATGCCCACTTATTGGAAAGGTCGTAATATCATTCATTTCGCAGCATCAAAGAAACATCTGGGCATTTATCCCGGTGATGAGGCTACAGCTGTATTTACGGAGGAACTCTCCGATTATGATGTAAGCAAGGGCACGATACGGATCCCCTATGATCAGCCTTTACCGGAAGCACTGATCATAAGGATCGCAAAATGGTGCTTTGAGAACTATTCCAAATAA
- a CDS encoding sigma factor-like helix-turn-helix DNA-binding protein, with protein MDKLPPAQKRRCILYFYHGLSEKEIAKAEGVSQQMVSLSLDGALKKLKKYLKL; from the coding sequence TTGGACAAGCTTCCTCCTGCACAAAAGCGTAGATGTATTCTGTATTTTTATCATGGCCTTTCTGAAAAAGAAATCGCTAAAGCTGAGGGTGTATCACAGCAGATGGTTTCCCTTTCGCTTGATGGAGCTCTGAAAAAACTTAAGAAGTACCTGAAGCTTTAA
- a CDS encoding NUDIX hydrolase, producing the protein MEIFDITDDNGFPTGETVSRSDAHDNGIPHRTAHIWIVRKEGDKYQVLLQKRSAEKESFPGMYDTSSAGHIQAGDEPLESAQRELFEELGIKTLAGDLTFAGKFHIKYEMEFHGKMFKDNEVAFVYVYEKPVDTSKLKLQTEEVEEVKWFDIDKVHEGCIHRDGTFCVPMEGLETVMKYLKEKEERLR; encoded by the coding sequence ATGGAGATATTTGATATAACTGACGATAACGGCTTTCCGACCGGGGAGACTGTAAGCAGAAGTGATGCACATGACAATGGTATTCCTCACAGGACTGCTCATATATGGATCGTGAGAAAAGAGGGAGATAAGTATCAGGTCCTTCTTCAGAAGAGAAGTGCTGAAAAAGAGTCTTTTCCCGGGATGTACGATACTTCATCAGCGGGACATATCCAGGCTGGCGACGAACCACTGGAGTCTGCACAGAGAGAACTGTTTGAGGAGCTTGGAATAAAAACGCTGGCCGGAGATCTTACTTTTGCCGGGAAGTTTCATATTAAGTATGAGATGGAATTCCATGGAAAAATGTTCAAGGACAATGAAGTTGCTTTTGTTTATGTGTATGAAAAGCCGGTGGATACATCTAAGCTGAAGCTTCAGACAGAGGAAGTGGAAGAAGTCAAGTGGTTTGATATCGATAAAGTCCATGAGGGATGCATACACAGGGATGGCACGTTTTGTGTTCCGATGGAAGGGCTTGAGACAGTAATGAAGTATCTTAAGGAAAAAGAAGAGAGACTAAGATGA
- a CDS encoding DUF3784 domain-containing protein, with product MRIFLCIDAMMVLLFLFMGFYFYKSNGKAANYLSGYNMKSDKEREKYDEAGMCKDYGKRIMFMAVPFIVGSAIDYKFAGIGTGIAWAIWLVMFILLLFERHKREGKRHSS from the coding sequence ATGAGAATTTTTCTTTGTATTGATGCGATGATGGTTTTGCTATTTCTGTTCATGGGTTTCTATTTTTATAAATCGAATGGCAAAGCAGCGAACTATCTTTCAGGATATAACATGAAGTCCGATAAAGAACGTGAGAAATATGATGAAGCAGGTATGTGTAAAGATTATGGTAAAAGAATAATGTTTATGGCAGTTCCTTTTATTGTAGGAAGTGCTATTGATTATAAGTTTGCTGGAATCGGAACAGGAATTGCATGGGCAATCTGGTTAGTAATGTTTATTTTACTGCTATTTGAAAGACATAAACGCGAAGGTAAGAGGCATAGTTCATAA
- a CDS encoding alpha/beta fold hydrolase: MFYNAKNENIKFDGTDCDYISFGTGDKNLIMLPGVGDGFKTARGIAVPFAFVYSGFAKEFKVYVFSRRNNLPDEFSTADMADDIDKIMDMIGIKTASVFGVSQGGMISQQLAIRHPDKVKKLVLAVTASRPNELMKEALESWINMADNDDYAGIMLDTAKRSYTGKYLERGIRMNALLARMKPKDYSRFKILCRSCMEHDVYDRLSEISCPTLIIGADSDLVLGGEASVEMYDRINDSTLYMYEGYSHGVYEQAKDFNGRVMDYLKN, translated from the coding sequence ATGTTCTACAATGCAAAGAATGAAAATATAAAATTTGATGGAACAGACTGTGATTATATAAGCTTTGGAACCGGTGATAAGAACCTTATCATGCTCCCAGGGGTAGGAGACGGATTCAAAACAGCAAGAGGAATCGCAGTGCCATTTGCTTTTGTGTATTCAGGATTTGCCAAGGAGTTTAAGGTCTATGTGTTTAGCAGAAGGAATAACCTTCCGGATGAATTTTCAACTGCTGATATGGCTGATGATATAGATAAGATCATGGACATGATTGGCATTAAAACTGCCAGTGTTTTCGGAGTGTCGCAGGGCGGTATGATATCCCAGCAGCTTGCTATAAGACATCCTGACAAGGTAAAAAAGCTTGTCCTTGCAGTTACTGCATCAAGGCCAAATGAACTGATGAAGGAGGCACTCGAATCCTGGATAAATATGGCAGATAATGATGATTATGCCGGAATAATGCTTGATACAGCAAAGCGTTCATATACCGGGAAGTATCTTGAACGTGGGATTAGAATGAATGCTCTTTTGGCAAGAATGAAGCCAAAGGACTATTCGAGGTTTAAGATTCTATGCAGATCGTGTATGGAACATGATGTTTATGACAGACTTTCAGAGATAAGCTGCCCAACTTTGATTATAGGGGCAGATAGTGATCTTGTTCTTGGAGGTGAAGCATCAGTTGAAATGTATGACAGGATAAATGACAGTACGCTGTATATGTATGAAGGTTACAGTCATGGAGTATATGAACAGGCCAAGGATTTTAATGGCAGGGTTATGGATTATTTAAAAAACTGA
- a CDS encoding DUF523 domain-containing protein, which produces MKIMVSACLLGQNCKYNGGNNYCDKVASFLEGHEVIPVCPEVEGGLPVPRIPCEIVDGIVTNKQGESKDKEFRSGAKKCLQKAIDEKVDLVILQSRSPSCGVKQIYDGSFTGKLIEGKGVFAELLSENGIKTMDLSDLLEG; this is translated from the coding sequence ATGAAGATTATGGTCAGTGCCTGTTTGCTTGGACAGAACTGCAAGTATAATGGCGGCAACAATTATTGTGATAAAGTGGCTTCGTTTCTTGAGGGGCATGAAGTAATCCCTGTATGTCCTGAAGTGGAAGGTGGCCTTCCGGTACCAAGGATCCCTTGTGAAATAGTAGATGGTATAGTTACAAACAAGCAGGGTGAAAGCAAAGACAAAGAATTCAGATCAGGTGCCAAGAAGTGCCTTCAAAAAGCCATCGATGAAAAAGTTGATCTGGTAATACTTCAGTCAAGGAGTCCATCCTGCGGAGTTAAGCAGATATATGATGGCAGCTTTACAGGCAAACTCATTGAAGGAAAAGGAGTTTTTGCGGAACTACTGTCTGAGAATGGGATTAAGACTATGGATTTAAGTGACCTTTTGGAGGGATAA
- a CDS encoding EamA family transporter, whose translation MWIIFALLSAVFAALTSILAKIGIEGVDSNLATAIRTVVVVGMAWIMVFITHAQSGLSTIGKRSWIFLILSGLATGASWLCYYKALQLGEASKVVPIDKLSVVITLVLAFVFLHEQFTAKSIMGCILIGAGTLLMVI comes from the coding sequence ATGTGGATCATATTTGCACTGTTATCTGCAGTATTTGCCGCATTAACCTCAATATTGGCTAAGATAGGAATCGAAGGAGTGGATTCTAATCTGGCTACGGCCATCCGAACCGTGGTAGTGGTTGGAATGGCCTGGATTATGGTATTCATAACTCATGCACAGAGCGGGTTATCGACGATCGGCAAAAGAAGCTGGATATTTCTTATTCTCTCAGGTCTGGCTACGGGTGCTTCGTGGTTATGTTATTACAAAGCATTACAGTTGGGAGAAGCTTCTAAAGTAGTACCTATAGACAAACTCAGCGTGGTGATCACTCTGGTTCTGGCATTTGTGTTCCTGCATGAGCAGTTTACTGCAAAGTCAATTATGGGATGCATCCTGATTGGAGCGGGGACGCTGCTGATGGTAATATAA